GAAATTGCTTTAAAATATTCAGTATCTTCTAATTGTGTGCCTCTTTAAGCACAAAATAAGCCCTTCCTCCGTGTTGTTTATTGACTTGTGAGGAATCATGATGTCATTGTGCGTGAGAGTTCAAGGGAGAGTCTACGTTTACTCAAAATTGACACACCTAGTCTTCGATTTGTTTGATTAGTTTCAAGTGCGGCAATATATAACAACACACTGTGTCTTTAAAAGACACAACAAGCTTCATTACTCTCTTTTGTTTTACTCTACAGTGCCGCCGTCTCCGCTCTGGACTTCTTCTTGCACATGGGACCGTGTCGTCTCTTGTGATTGGCTGCCGCTCACCGGTCTGTCCTGCTCATGAGGTGACCCCGGCTGTGGTTGTTGATGCCCGTGGCTGGGCCGTGATGGGGCAGAGGGTGTCGGGTGTGGTGAAATCCGCGGATGAGCCGGAGACGAACGAGCTGGCGTATCCGCCGGTGTTCGCGTCGCTCCGTAGCCGCGGCGTCCCGTTACCCGCCCGTCTGGAGCTGCTGTTGGACATGCCGCCGGCGGGACCGGAAATCCAGCTTCAGCATGCCTGGAACCCAGACGACCGCTCGCTCAACCTCTTCATCAAAGACGACGACCGGCTCACGTTCCACCGCCACCCGGTGGCCCAAAGCACGGACTGTGTGCGGGGTAAAGTCGGATTTACCCGCGGTTTGCACGCTTGGAATTTGCGCTGGCCCGTACGGCAGCGCGGCACACATGCCGTAGTCGGGGTCGCGACTTCTTCGGCTCCCTTGCGAGCCGTCGGATATTCCGCCCTAGTCGGCAGCGACGCCGAAGCCTGGGGTTGGGACTTGGGACGAGGTCAACTTTACCACGACAGGAAGAGCCGGACCGGCCCGGCGCCGTCGTACCCGGAGTTTATCGAAGATGAGGAGGACGAAGGGACGTTCTCGGTGCCTGAGGAGGTTCTGGTGGTTCTGGACATGGACGAGGGAACGCTGGGATTCTGCGCCGACGGGAACTACCTGGGCGTGGCGTTTCGCGGGCTGAAAGGGAAGAGGCTGTACCCGATCGTCAGCGCCGTGTGGGGTCACTGCGAGGTCACCATGACCTACGTCAACGGTTTAGAACGTACGTGTCTTTTTCAGTTTCTGCTGCTTCTGTTTTTCCTCCTTTTCACATATTTTCCTTCATCCCCATCCATGGGATTGAGTGCATGTCGATTTCAATCCAGCTCTTTAGAGATGCTCTTCATGTCTTTGCTGTTGCTTCATGATGTGAGTAATTGCGCAACCACTCATAGTAACAGGGAAAAACATGTTGTTCTGTAATAGCAGTTTTTAGATATGATGCACCTATGAAATTATTCCCATATTGCTGGCACAGTACCCACAAGCATATTTCCTAACTTCTCTAAAAAAGGGAGTTTAATAGGGGTTTTACATGGTTGCAACACCGACCATGAatttacagaaatgtttaaaggggccatatattcatttttttttcttcccctaaAAGCATATTTACAGTTAATCTAAATATAGTTGGATATGCAAGTCAccccttttttttataaaattcacTTGCTGTGCTGCAGGATCTTTTCACTAAcatcacatttctttcttttttttttttttttttttaaagccagtaTACACTCCTGTTGAAATGTTTGACATTGgtctgattttattgatttttttatgtttttgaaagaagtctctcatgcacaccaaaaaataaaataaaaactgtataattatgaaatattattgcaatttaaaattactgttaaatattctatttgaatattttaaaatttaatttatttctgtgatgcagagctgaattttcagcatcattgctccagtcttcagtgtcacatgatctttcagaaatcattctaatatgctgatttcagttCTTAAGTTCCACTAATGTCTCACAATGCTTTGTCATCATTTTCAACAAAAAGCAAACTGTAGTTTAAACCGATGTTAAACAAGATGTTAAACCATTCTTTTGCAACATCATGAATCATTCAGCTTATCTAGGATCATTGCTGGACTTTGAAGTCCTGAAGAGTGTTTTCACATGATCGCTTGAGGTCTTTGACCCTTGACCCTTGACCCTTACTGATCTCTGCTCTGTCCCGTAGCTGAACCCCTGCCGCTGATGGAGCTGTGCAGGAGGGCGGCACGACAGGCTCTGGGACGACACCGAATCCATCACATCCAgtcccacccacacacacacacaataaataactacattaacaaccaaagacaaacacaaacacacacacaaccaaaaaaaacacctacGTTCACTGAAAACGCGCTCAGAAATGATCTGCGGTGCTGTAGAGGCTTTGTGCTGTGCACAGACATTAATTCAGTGTCGTAGGGACGGACGCTTCAGCCCCACGAAGAGTATCTGGTTTTATACATGATTATGAGATGACTAATGAGAGTAAGATGTCTGTATTTGTGTGCGAGAATGACTCAAGTTCATGTCTTCCATGGAAATAATTTTCTTTAGAGCTGatgatttttgctttttctttcacttttatcTAAACACTAGTAAGGACCTAGCTTTCTTGGACATAAATCcaacataattattttagacTAATGCATTTTATCCCAGAAAACAGGTTCTTATTCTTTCACCAGTTTTAACTAATACACATCCGCAGTGCCTGAGATCTTCTGAAATCTTTTTTCCGTTCATGTTTATTATGAGTTTGTTTTCGTTTGTGTTCATGACGAAGCTGATTCAATCagttttcagatgtttttagcGTATAAACGCAACTTTGAAATAGTGAAGCAGATTTTTACAGATttgatttttatatgaaatgGATGCTTGTCTTTTTCAC
This portion of the Cyprinus carpio isolate SPL01 chromosome A15, ASM1834038v1, whole genome shotgun sequence genome encodes:
- the LOC122134646 gene encoding SPRY domain-containing SOCS box protein 4-like, translating into MGQRVSGVVKSADEPETNELAYPPVFASLRSRGVPLPARLELLLDMPPAGPEIQLQHAWNPDDRSLNLFIKDDDRLTFHRHPVAQSTDCVRGKVGFTRGLHAWNLRWPVRQRGTHAVVGVATSSAPLRAVGYSALVGSDAEAWGWDLGRGQLYHDRKSRTGPAPSYPEFIEDEEDEGTFSVPEEVLVVLDMDEGTLGFCADGNYLGVAFRGLKGKRLYPIVSAVWGHCEVTMTYVNGLEPEPLPLMELCRRAARQALGRHRIHHIQSHPHTHTIKGR